The genomic segment TAGTAGAATGAAACTGGTCTATCATTGGAACTCTCCTTTTCTTCACTGCTTTTGGCTTTGATTGTAATTTACTTCTCACAGATGAATATTCTATGGTTGAATGAAAGGCGTCCACATACTCAAAATATGATGGATCCTGCGTAGTAGACCTTTCTCTTCGTTGAACTTTACTTTTTTGTGCACCCTTTTTCTTGACTTTATGTAATGGAGGGACCATTGATGTCAATGTAGGACAAACAATCTCAAGTAACTTCTGCTTAATGGTGACTTTACTGCCAATGTCAACCTCATTGAATCGTTCTTCTACTTGTTTCAACTCATCTTTAATGGATAATTGAGACTcagtttcatttaattcaacatttgagAGATGCAATCTTCGCCACATGATATGAAATTCACCCACAGGGATCATCCTATGATCATACCGTGCTAATTCACATGCACAGGGGACACCAAATGTACGTCTCAATACGCATCCACACTTTGAGGAGTCCAATCCTATCTGTTGCACTATTTCCAATTCCTTAGCAATGAGATCCAATGCATATCAAGAGACACGCCCAATAAGTTATCTATATCTGTAGCCTTTAAAATGGTCACTCGTGAGCAACAGACTACTTTCAAATGACGCCttaatcttgttgtgttgtaGGATAATGACGTTATGAATATTATCCCAACAAGAACACAAATCACCCATATATTGCCTAGAACTTTCTTCAGGCTCTAATGAGCAGATTCAgccctgaaacaaaaaaaaatcatcaaaaagtgcaaataaatatttatctacaaaaaaaaaaaaataacattacaacatACCTATTGTGGTTGTGTTCCCTAAATGCATTACTCTGTTCGTCCAGAACTTTACAAAGTATGTACTGTAAGGAATAATCCAAGTCTGATTaacatattcaaagaacaaagGCCATGAACTGCTTCCGTATTGAAGACCATTCACATACTCAACAAACAACCTTTCTTCAGCACAATCCATCACATTTTCCCATGCATCCATCAACACACCCCAAACCTCAGTAGAATGaactaacattttgcatttaactttaacatttttaaggatgtgGAATCGACATAACATCTGATATGACTCAGGGAATACATTTGCAATGACATTCATCAAAGCCAAGTCTCGGTAAGTGACAATGACTTTAGGACCACCCtcagatgttaaaaataaacctttcagTTTTTCCAAAGCCCATGTGAAATTACTCTATCTTTCAGTAGACAAGAAAGCAAATGCTGCTGAGAAGGTTAACCCTATAGACGTCATACCCACAATCTCAAGCAACAGAAGtctatatctatttgttttatatgtggaatccataaaaaatacaacattaaatgagtttaacaatTTGACCGCATCAGGATGTGTCCTAAACATGTCAGTAACAACCTCTGAATCATCAGCACACCTACTCCAATGAATGTACTTATCCcgatccaacaacatcataagCTGTTGTAGTTCAGTTCTGGACCCTCTTAATGATCGTTTATACGCTTGCCTTGTGTTGTAGATTTGTTTAATCGTTGTGACATTtcaatcattattttgtttgagtgttaataaaatatttgcaggtgTAACTTTACTCTTTGTCATATCAACCAGTAATGACTTCTCACTCGTATTTAACCTGCCAGCATAAGGGTGACCAACTAAAGTTTCAGCCAACTCATGGTTGTGATGTCCACACATCACCTTCAACACCCATCCGACCCCATCTGAACATGGTTTACCCTTTAATCTAAACGGACACTCACATTTACGAGTGTTGTATACACTAGCCACCGCATCGGCTTTGTATTTCCGATATTTTTcccctctttcacatccaagtATGACGAACGTTTTTCTTCCACGTACACCAGTAGCTATGTCAGATCTTACTATTATCACAACAAATCCTAAATCATAAGTCATCCCTCTTACCCATTGAATTAAGTGCTCCCGTGAacgaaatatttcatttgtggtaaatttatttgttaaatctcCCTCTACAACTTTGCTAATTGATGAAGACAAATcagatttcaaactacaaccaaTTTGAGAATCCATACGaagatattcatccattttaaataataatcacccacaaaattataatgagccttattaacataattaataattaatcaaacaaatataaaaatattaatataattaaattatatatttcatataaataaagtaataagtaattttttatataattataaaattgttaaagaattaaaggatacaaaaatcatatataaaaaatatatattttacaaaatcattacgtttaaaaattaattatatataacgtccaaaatacaaaaatataaatataaactaatataaatatacattattaaaatatatcaaaaatatatttaaaaataataaatcaaaacatttaaattaaattattaaaatatctccaaaataaagaataaactaataaaacaaaccctaaaataaaaagaaaaggttaactTACGGAGGACACATCCTTCAAGGGATGTCAACATTCGTTTTAAGGTAAAACgaatattttaaggttttattttaaggtttattcgaataccaCCTGGAGAAGCAccacacgcactgcaccacgagagctTGATAACTCTTTCCAACTtctagtatctcacaacgacgaaaggTTTTTACTTATGTATAGACTAGAATAAGTTATTAGTGGAATAGGTTGAgaatggataaaattaaaaaataataatcctaaaagtaaaattttagtgaagaacaaaataaaaaagaaaaagtaaagggAGAAAAGTGTGGTGGTCACCAGTTAGTTATAATAACAGTTTATGAAATACACAAAGAAAACCGGTATCAGTAATAATGAATCACACGAGCGTCTAAAAATAGAAGTTAGAATAATAAGAACAGCACTTAGATTACTCGCTTTCAAAAGTGTGTTTAGTTTATGGGAGCAGACACAGCACGATAGTGTTCAATTCGATAAAATCGAATATGTGTTTTATGTCTTCTGTCATGTTATCGGCCCCCCCACTATATACCTGTCTACCTCTGCCCAATACAACGGCGATTTCTCCAAATCTTTAATTGCACCTTCTTCTTCTGCACCCTTTTATCCTCCATAGCTTCTTCACACACTCCATTACCCTCTCTCTCTGCAAAAATGTCTCAGGTTGTTGCTACTCGATCCATTCACTCCTCCCTCACGCACCCCACCTCAGGATATGTACACCACAGGCCGCCAACATCGTTGAAGCCTCCAACTTTTGCTTCCAAAGTGTTACCACAACAAAGGAACAACCGCTCCAAAGTTCGCTCCCCCAGTTGCCGCGTCAATGCGAGGAAATCTGCACCCGCTGAAGTTGTCCCCGTATCAGCCGCGGATGATTTAAAGGTTTGTGCCTTTTTTCTCTCACGCTGTAATTTTCCCTCTGTTGCTGAGAAATATATGACGGGGAAGTgagaaaatttgttattttttagtGAAAGACCTGAAATGGAAGTAGAGTAATGAGAAACTTCCACCTAAAAGCGTGGTGGATTCGGGTGGAAAGAAGAGAG from the Vigna angularis cultivar LongXiaoDou No.4 chromosome 3, ASM1680809v1, whole genome shotgun sequence genome contains:
- the LOC128195740 gene encoding uncharacterized protein LOC128195740 — translated: MTYDLGFVVIIVRSDIATGVRGRKTFVILGCERGEKYRKYKADAVASVYNTRKCECPFRLKGKPCSDGVGWVLKVMCGHHNHELAETLVGHPYAGRCADDSEVVTDMFRTHPDAMLCRFHILKNVKVKCKMLVHSTEVWGVLMDAWENVMDCAEERLFVEYVNGLQYGSSSWPLFFEYVNQTWIIPYSTYFVKFWTNRVMHLGNTTTIVQQIGLDSSKCGCVLRRTFGVPCACELARYDHRMIPVGEFHIMWRRLHLSNVELNETESQLSIKDELKQVEERFNEVDIGSKVTIKQKLLEIVCPTLTSMVPPLHKVKKKGAQKSKVQRRERSTTQDPSYFEYVDAFHSTIEYSSVRSKLQSKPKAVKKRRVPMIDQFHSTTHPFIVDVVDVVADGHCGYRCIDALLGLGEDSWPVIRNELYKELGE